A genomic region of Xanthomonas campestris pv. phormiicola contains the following coding sequences:
- a CDS encoding phage tail protein, translated as MSIGRNGTGGATGRRSGVSANPFMAYNFCVEVGGIVVGGFTSVEGLQSKNEVKTVRQGGVNDTEYRLPGQVTYTDLVLKSGITASDSMWGWYAAALRGEITRQNGSIYLLDPLGSPTVSWNFYNAWPIEWQGPSVDASQTLIATQSFTLAHEGIKRHSAGGTR; from the coding sequence ATGTCTATCGGTCGCAACGGCACGGGCGGCGCTACCGGACGCAGATCGGGCGTATCCGCCAATCCATTCATGGCCTACAACTTCTGCGTCGAGGTCGGCGGTATCGTCGTCGGCGGGTTCACCTCGGTGGAAGGATTGCAATCGAAGAACGAAGTGAAGACGGTGCGCCAGGGCGGGGTCAACGACACCGAATACAGGCTTCCCGGCCAGGTGACCTACACGGATCTGGTTTTGAAGTCCGGCATCACCGCGAGCGATTCGATGTGGGGCTGGTACGCAGCGGCGTTGCGCGGCGAGATCACGCGCCAGAACGGATCGATCTATCTGCTCGATCCGCTCGGCAGTCCGACCGTCAGCTGGAACTTCTACAACGCGTGGCCGATCGAATGGCAGGGGCCCAGCGTCGATGCCAGCCAGACCTTGATCGCGACGCAGAGTTTCACCCTGGCCCATGAAGGCATAAAGAGGCACTCCGCTGGAGGCACACGTTGA
- a CDS encoding baseplate J/gp47 family protein: MTTPPILDFRTAEAFYGQALALAQRYTPQWSGYWPPVVAQPADAQDPDAAAQAINQDPGLVLLNLFAQMAGYTATIENQIPYQRRQAFFQFMGMRLRPPLPALAPLHFTLKPGQPARPVPAQTAVLDADAHDIRFQTNQELLVVPASLCAAMTLIPAQDQYIDAMQVLGAAALPQPQPQPQPPSVPIFVAGDRPDPTETPLGHWFILGDAQLFRPDPALQSVTVTLYGTQLHAQYFGQWFDGALNPLSVRLEVSDDARQLEITLLQLPLAAPRTIDQLLQQIYAQEDPGAGFTAPQATANDQLPESWLLVKPDPQVKVLASLAEQLPVITGLQCTFRGDGIPAQQAACNVVLLDIRNGAYPFGETPQTSDAFYVRNDAVFGRAGARITLNFDLVPVQAQSEVQLYWQFWNGTAWQSLNQSLAQISQHQFVDTTHALRYNNSAGPTWVQFECPPMQETTVAGGKGLWIRALIATGGYGEAGGFVTTSVADTIAGIPDQVLPAANKGGVIAYLNDVEGINFSYHFNQAMFHPPFVRSLRIGYSYAAQPTRYWSYNAFELSRFLFSPFKPVAAELTGFYFAFATGSFGVETVGRRLNLYVHLERECTSAGTALQWQYHDGQAWLALAVDDGTQGLSRSGIVSFIVPAAMQAATLYSQQAYWFRADTPHVKRTVRLHGLYPNTVMASGLTGVDDEVLGSSNEQPGQQFSLNYAPVLPTIDLRVLETRAIEALAPDPAPGVSAAAMQAAAPLPQPWRQVDSFALCGPSDRVYTLDCQNGLVTFGDGHNGRIPPAGYNNIVVAHYDHTRGIAGNVARDRLTLLRPGISGIDTVTNPTPASGGVDGDTSADIALRSPALVKASGYAVQLGDLSALAAQASQQVAQARAIETAQQTIRIALLAQSQAAVPYTTPAILTQVAQAVRAQCLAALAPRIDTVAPDFVAIDIDAQLQVDCPPDQRGVLQQRLVAQVLAFLQPVFGGPTHSGWRFGRPVQAMTVNRFLRTLPEVTAVLALSLNGHLNGDIRLQPGQLPVAGQVSLQLYTG, from the coding sequence ATGACCACGCCGCCGATCCTGGATTTCCGCACCGCCGAGGCCTTCTACGGACAGGCCCTGGCGCTGGCGCAGCGCTACACGCCGCAATGGAGCGGCTACTGGCCGCCAGTGGTCGCGCAGCCGGCAGACGCGCAGGATCCGGACGCGGCGGCGCAGGCCATCAACCAGGATCCCGGCCTGGTGCTGTTGAATCTGTTCGCGCAGATGGCTGGCTACACCGCCACCATCGAGAACCAGATTCCCTATCAACGGCGGCAGGCGTTCTTCCAGTTCATGGGCATGCGGTTGCGTCCGCCGCTGCCGGCGCTGGCGCCGTTGCACTTCACGCTCAAGCCGGGACAGCCGGCGCGGCCGGTGCCCGCGCAGACCGCGGTGCTGGACGCGGACGCGCACGACATCCGATTCCAGACCAACCAGGAACTGCTGGTCGTGCCGGCCTCGCTGTGCGCCGCGATGACCCTGATCCCCGCGCAGGACCAGTACATCGACGCGATGCAGGTGCTGGGCGCGGCCGCCCTGCCGCAACCGCAACCGCAACCGCAACCGCCCAGCGTGCCGATCTTCGTCGCTGGCGACAGGCCCGACCCCACCGAGACGCCGCTGGGGCACTGGTTCATCCTCGGCGACGCGCAGTTGTTCAGACCCGATCCGGCATTGCAAAGCGTCACCGTCACGCTTTACGGAACGCAACTGCACGCGCAGTACTTCGGACAATGGTTCGACGGCGCGCTGAATCCGCTTTCGGTCCGACTGGAGGTTTCCGACGACGCGCGCCAGTTGGAGATCACCTTGCTGCAGCTGCCGCTCGCCGCGCCGCGGACGATCGACCAGCTGCTGCAGCAGATCTATGCGCAAGAGGATCCCGGCGCCGGCTTCACCGCGCCGCAGGCCACGGCCAACGATCAACTGCCCGAATCCTGGCTGTTGGTGAAGCCCGACCCGCAGGTCAAGGTGCTGGCCTCCCTGGCCGAGCAGCTGCCGGTGATCACCGGACTGCAGTGCACGTTCCGCGGCGACGGCATCCCGGCGCAGCAGGCGGCATGCAACGTGGTATTGCTGGACATCCGCAACGGCGCCTATCCGTTTGGCGAGACGCCGCAGACCAGCGATGCCTTCTACGTGCGCAACGATGCGGTGTTCGGCCGGGCCGGCGCGCGCATCACCCTGAACTTCGACCTTGTACCCGTGCAGGCGCAGTCCGAGGTGCAGCTGTACTGGCAGTTCTGGAACGGAACCGCGTGGCAGTCGTTGAACCAGAGCCTGGCGCAGATCAGCCAGCATCAGTTCGTCGATACCACCCACGCCCTGCGATACAACAACTCCGCCGGCCCCACCTGGGTCCAGTTCGAGTGCCCGCCGATGCAGGAAACCACAGTTGCCGGCGGCAAGGGGCTGTGGATCCGTGCGCTGATCGCCACAGGCGGTTACGGCGAGGCCGGCGGATTCGTCACCACCAGCGTGGCCGACACCATCGCCGGCATTCCCGACCAGGTGCTGCCAGCCGCGAACAAGGGCGGCGTCATCGCCTATCTCAACGATGTGGAAGGCATCAACTTTTCCTACCACTTCAACCAGGCCATGTTCCATCCGCCGTTCGTGCGCTCGCTGCGCATCGGCTACAGCTACGCCGCGCAACCGACGCGCTACTGGAGCTACAACGCCTTCGAGTTGAGCCGCTTTCTGTTCAGCCCGTTCAAGCCGGTGGCGGCGGAGCTGACCGGCTTCTACTTCGCGTTCGCCACCGGCAGCTTCGGCGTGGAAACGGTCGGCAGGCGCCTGAACCTGTACGTCCATCTGGAACGCGAATGCACGAGCGCGGGCACTGCGCTGCAATGGCAGTACCACGACGGCCAGGCCTGGCTGGCGCTCGCCGTCGACGACGGCACCCAGGGACTGAGCCGCTCGGGCATCGTCAGCTTCATCGTGCCGGCGGCCATGCAGGCGGCGACGCTCTATTCGCAGCAGGCGTATTGGTTCCGGGCCGACACTCCGCACGTGAAGCGCACGGTCCGTCTCCATGGCCTTTACCCCAACACCGTGATGGCCAGCGGGCTCACCGGCGTCGACGACGAGGTGCTGGGTTCCAGCAACGAGCAGCCGGGGCAGCAGTTCTCGCTGAACTACGCCCCGGTACTGCCCACGATCGATCTGCGGGTCCTGGAAACGCGGGCGATCGAGGCGCTCGCCCCCGACCCGGCGCCTGGCGTCTCGGCGGCGGCCATGCAGGCTGCCGCGCCGCTGCCGCAGCCGTGGCGGCAAGTGGACAGCTTCGCCCTGTGCGGGCCGTCCGACCGGGTGTATACGCTGGATTGCCAGAACGGCCTGGTCACCTTTGGCGATGGCCACAACGGACGGATTCCGCCGGCCGGCTACAACAACATCGTCGTGGCGCACTACGACCATACCCGCGGGATCGCCGGCAACGTCGCGCGCGATCGCCTGACCCTGTTGCGTCCGGGCATAAGCGGCATCGATACGGTGACCAACCCGACGCCGGCAAGCGGCGGCGTCGACGGCGATACCAGCGCCGACATCGCCCTGCGCAGCCCGGCTCTGGTCAAGGCCAGTGGCTACGCCGTGCAGTTGGGCGATCTCAGCGCGCTGGCCGCGCAGGCCAGCCAGCAGGTGGCGCAGGCGCGTGCGATCGAAACCGCGCAGCAGACCATCCGCATCGCCTTGCTGGCACAGAGCCAGGCCGCCGTGCCCTACACCACGCCGGCGATCCTCACCCAGGTCGCGCAGGCGGTGCGCGCGCAGTGCCTGGCGGCCCTGGCGCCGCGCATCGACACCGTCGCCCCGGATTTCGTGGCGATCGACATCGACGCGCAATTGCAGGTCGACTGCCCGCCCGACCAGCGCGGCGTGCTGCAACAGCGCCTGGTCGCGCAGGTGCTGGCGTTCCTGCAACCGGTATTCGGCGGCCCGACGCATAGCGGCTGGCGTTTCGGCCGACCGGTGCAGGCGATGACGGTCAACCGCTTCCTGCGCACGCTCCCCGAGGTGACCGCGGTGCTCGCGCTGAGCCTCAACGGGCATCTGAACGGCGATATCCGGCTACAGCCCGGACAGTTGCCGGTCGCCGGGCAAGTCTCGCTGCAGCTCTACACCGGTTGA
- a CDS encoding phage baseplate assembly protein V, with the protein MNPDDAVTLDSMAFGVTLGTVLDTKDPQGWGRVKVRFILMDASIESDWLQIVSFFGGPDYGAFFLPQIGDSALLSFANGDASRAYVLGFLWNGAQLPPVAAAQQQDLRMIKTRSGKTVLLDDSDEGKGRIVIVDNNNNRIQIDTASNTISISSEGDLAISAKGTLTLSGAQVAVQNSAGSVKATLTDTAMQLQGGQNLALSATMIDLN; encoded by the coding sequence ATGAACCCGGATGACGCCGTCACCCTCGACAGCATGGCGTTCGGGGTCACGCTCGGCACCGTGCTCGACACGAAGGACCCGCAGGGTTGGGGGCGGGTCAAGGTGCGCTTCATCTTGATGGACGCATCGATCGAATCGGACTGGCTGCAGATCGTGAGCTTCTTCGGCGGCCCCGACTACGGCGCCTTCTTCCTGCCGCAGATCGGCGACTCGGCGCTGCTGTCCTTCGCCAACGGCGACGCCAGCCGTGCCTACGTACTCGGTTTCCTGTGGAACGGCGCGCAGCTGCCGCCCGTGGCAGCGGCGCAGCAGCAGGACCTGCGCATGATCAAGACCCGCAGCGGCAAGACCGTCCTGCTCGACGACAGCGACGAGGGCAAAGGCCGCATCGTCATCGTCGACAACAACAACAACCGTATCCAGATCGATACCGCCAGCAACACGATATCGATCAGCAGCGAAGGCGACCTCGCCATCAGCGCCAAGGGCACGCTGACCCTCAGCGGGGCGCAGGTCGCGGTGCAGAACAGCGCCGGCAGCGTCAAGGCCACCCTGACCGATACCGCCATGCAGTTGCAGGGCGGCCAGAACCTGGCGCTGTCGGCCACGATGATCGACCTGAACTGA
- a CDS encoding phage tail protein, translating to MLTGLDDGALDGRRGIQELLAADVIGNLFYPRLSFLFDPADRDFIPPISGLGTPEKNAVLADLDRYIGVPVPSDPTAAFSGKPQAGASAQDAVQAWLDGLLNWLGDWVALLPDNGWTLDKKRQVIAQILALYRLRGTPQGLTFLLKLLLDLPLPITGETYRPAQDGVPAGTTPISGQVSVTVTNPEPPGIRVEDGPGKGFVVRDRYRRGDAVVCGYFPWLFEVLITLPNAANPDFILISDNVQQVLQLQQRLQQLLASAKPAATRYTIGIVPSMQLPVADLPQAAICSAAMLGQNTLLGLPGQQKPST from the coding sequence TTGCTGACCGGGCTGGACGACGGCGCGCTCGACGGCCGCCGCGGCATCCAGGAGCTGCTGGCCGCCGACGTCATCGGCAATCTGTTCTATCCGCGTCTGAGCTTCCTGTTCGACCCGGCGGACCGCGACTTCATCCCGCCCATCTCCGGCCTTGGCACGCCCGAGAAAAACGCGGTTCTGGCGGATCTGGACCGCTACATCGGTGTACCGGTTCCCAGCGACCCGACCGCAGCGTTCAGCGGCAAGCCGCAGGCCGGCGCGTCCGCGCAAGATGCCGTGCAGGCCTGGCTAGACGGGCTGCTGAACTGGCTCGGCGACTGGGTCGCGCTGCTCCCCGACAACGGCTGGACGCTGGACAAGAAACGTCAGGTCATCGCCCAGATCCTAGCGCTGTATCGGCTGCGCGGCACGCCGCAAGGGCTGACCTTTCTGCTCAAACTGCTGTTGGATCTGCCGCTGCCGATCACCGGGGAAACCTACCGGCCTGCGCAAGACGGCGTGCCCGCCGGCACCACGCCGATCAGCGGCCAGGTGAGCGTCACGGTCACCAATCCTGAGCCGCCCGGCATCCGCGTCGAGGACGGGCCGGGCAAGGGCTTCGTCGTGCGCGATCGCTATCGGCGCGGCGACGCGGTGGTCTGCGGCTACTTCCCCTGGCTGTTCGAGGTGCTCATCACCCTGCCCAATGCCGCCAACCCCGATTTCATCCTGATCAGCGACAACGTGCAGCAAGTGCTGCAGTTGCAGCAGCGCCTGCAGCAACTGCTGGCGTCGGCGAAACCGGCCGCAACGCGCTACACGATCGGCATCGTGCCGAGCATGCAGCTGCCGGTCGCGGATCTGCCGCAAGCCGCCATCTGCAGCGCGGCGATGCTGGGCCAAAACACGCTGCTCGGCCTGCCGGGCCAACAGAAGCCGAGCACTTGA
- a CDS encoding GPW/gp25 family protein: MAANSDFLGQGWAFPVAVQGGKLQFARGAEDVEQALRIILQTAPGERVMQPEFGCRINELVFSAGNATAVSLAQLYVTQALNRWEPRIRTLRVVVTTTAQQANCLMIAIDYLIRDRNQPANLVYPFFLK, from the coding sequence ATGGCCGCCAACAGCGATTTTCTCGGGCAAGGCTGGGCGTTTCCGGTTGCCGTGCAAGGCGGCAAGCTGCAGTTCGCCCGCGGTGCCGAGGACGTCGAGCAGGCGCTGCGGATCATCCTGCAGACCGCCCCCGGCGAACGCGTGATGCAGCCGGAGTTCGGCTGCCGGATCAACGAACTGGTGTTCTCCGCCGGCAACGCCACCGCGGTGAGTCTGGCGCAGCTGTACGTGACCCAGGCGCTGAATCGCTGGGAGCCGCGCATCCGGACCTTGCGCGTCGTCGTCACCACGACCGCCCAGCAGGCCAATTGTCTGATGATCGCCATCGACTACCTGATCCGCGACCGCAACCAGCCCGCCAATCTTGTGTACCCATTCTTCCTGAAATGA
- a CDS encoding contractile injection system protein, VgrG/Pvc8 family → MSSVQTGAFRILKNRQALPSNVIAAIQNVRVENEINVPTMFSFTLTITSASAAWQDVDLDVFKPGDAIAVFLGIDGTRQLVSGEITAIEPHFSTYSTATIRGFDRLYWLKFGTRTRTYLKSNDNDIVAQVARAAGLTVKLVGQNGVINDYVLQNNVTDYEFLMQRCAQINYELMMDQTTLVFRPSAEGGSPVRTVNYPLDATDLELSLRLPTLGRTTTVTGYDLASNRTVSAVTDAGTTQDKMGGRQTGYQMADAFPASSVQYLRPNISTPEALQAVAKAQYQRNLGPFIEGSSSMLGDPDLVAGVNVKLSGLSQRFNGIYYITSSVHSYDVDSGYQTEFKLRRTGA, encoded by the coding sequence ATGTCTAGCGTGCAGACCGGGGCCTTCCGGATCCTGAAGAACCGGCAGGCCTTGCCGAGCAACGTGATTGCGGCGATCCAGAACGTACGGGTCGAAAACGAGATCAACGTACCGACGATGTTCAGCTTCACGCTCACCATCACCTCGGCGTCCGCTGCCTGGCAGGACGTCGATCTCGACGTGTTCAAGCCAGGCGACGCGATCGCGGTATTCCTCGGCATCGACGGCACAAGGCAACTGGTCAGCGGCGAGATCACCGCGATCGAACCGCATTTTTCCACGTACTCGACCGCGACGATCCGCGGCTTCGACCGCCTGTACTGGCTGAAGTTCGGCACGCGCACCCGCACCTATCTGAAATCCAACGACAACGACATCGTCGCCCAGGTGGCGCGCGCGGCCGGGCTGACCGTAAAGCTGGTCGGCCAAAACGGCGTGATCAACGATTACGTGCTGCAGAACAACGTCACCGACTACGAATTCCTGATGCAGCGCTGCGCGCAGATCAACTACGAGCTGATGATGGATCAGACCACGCTGGTGTTCCGTCCATCGGCCGAAGGCGGCAGCCCGGTGCGCACGGTCAACTATCCGCTGGACGCCACCGATCTGGAACTGAGTCTGCGCCTGCCCACACTCGGCCGAACCACGACTGTCACCGGCTACGACCTGGCCTCCAACCGGACCGTCAGCGCGGTGACCGATGCGGGAACCACCCAGGACAAGATGGGTGGCCGCCAGACCGGCTACCAGATGGCCGACGCTTTTCCGGCCTCCTCGGTGCAGTACCTGCGCCCCAACATCAGCACTCCGGAAGCGTTGCAGGCTGTGGCCAAGGCGCAGTACCAGCGCAATCTCGGCCCGTTCATCGAGGGCAGCAGCAGCATGCTCGGCGACCCCGACCTTGTCGCCGGCGTCAACGTCAAGCTGAGCGGGCTGAGCCAGCGCTTCAACGGCATCTACTACATCACCTCCAGCGTGCACAGCTACGACGTCGACAGCGGCTACCAGACCGAATTCAAACTCAGGAGAACCGGCGCATGA
- a CDS encoding PAAR domain-containing protein has translation MHIVLVPSPGGPVPTPQPFPFNGKISSNTSLNVRINGRAAATVGSMAQNVPPHIPSSGTFQVPPANLGRILMGSATVRINGRAAARMGDVCETCHDLPPGPAQAPPPTVQVLGLCNVKAG, from the coding sequence ATGCACATCGTGCTGGTCCCCAGCCCCGGCGGCCCGGTACCGACGCCGCAGCCATTCCCGTTCAACGGCAAGATCTCGTCCAACACCAGTTTGAACGTGCGCATCAACGGACGCGCGGCGGCCACCGTCGGTTCGATGGCGCAGAACGTGCCGCCGCATATTCCCAGCAGCGGCACCTTTCAGGTGCCCCCGGCCAATCTGGGGCGCATTCTCATGGGCAGCGCCACGGTCCGCATCAATGGCCGCGCCGCCGCGCGCATGGGCGATGTATGCGAAACCTGTCACGACCTTCCTCCCGGCCCCGCCCAGGCGCCGCCGCCCACGGTGCAGGTGCTCGGCCTGTGCAACGTGAAGGCTGGCTAG